In the genome of Impatiens glandulifera chromosome 6, dImpGla2.1, whole genome shotgun sequence, the window GAGAGGCTCTTCGATTAACCGAGGCAAAGGCGCTGGATCTTGCTTTCCGATtgtcatttttctctttttcttggTGCTTGCTCCGTTGATATTCTTTATTGGAAGAGGTCGCTTAAATACCGATTCAAATTACGGTTAGTGTTGAAATTATATGATTCAGTTTTTTAATTAGGTTAATATTTATGAACGAACATAAGATTAGGATTATGCCAATTGGATATTGAAACTGCTTATATTTTGATAAGAACAATTGTTTTCATCCTAGTCTAGGGTTTTGATAGAGAAGAAGTCGTTAAAGATAAGTAAGAAGAGATGAATAATTACAATCATGTCATTTTACTATATTTACAGTCATATCTGTTTTTGTATCTTGATCTGGATCCATATACAAAACTATGAATAAATTCCGCATCTCTTACATAagaagtgttttcaaatgaggCCATTGTTGTGAATACcccttttttttgttgtttttgatAATTGATAGTATTAAGACAATTGTTTCTGAAGCTAATAAGTAGTGGGATTGTATTCATTTACAATTAGAGGAGACAAGGATTGTGTTTCAAAGTAACTAGAAATCTAGGGTTTAAAGATAAGAAGAGATAAATGTCAAAAGACTGCCAATTTACTTTTCATTCAAGATATAACTAATTACAGTCATATACTGAGCCCTTCCCATTTAGAATCTGTTTTTATATCTAGATCTGGTTCGATATACAAAACTATGAATAAATTCCGTATCTCTTACTtaagtttagtttccaaacatttatatgaaataaagaATACATAagaagtgttttcaaatgaggTCAATGTTGTGAGTAccttttttttgtaattttttgttgtttttgcaGGTCTCTCATCTGATGTTTTAGATAATTGATAGTATTAGATAGTTGTTTCTGAAGCTAATAAGTAGTGGGATTGTATTCATTTTCGATTAGAGGAGCCAAGGATTGTGTTGCAAAGTAACTAGAAATCTAGGGTTTAAAGATAAGAAGAGATGACTGCCATGTCATTTTACTATATTTACAGTTATTTCATGAGCCCTTCCCATTTAGAATCTTTTGTATCTAGATTTGGATCCATATACAAAACTATGAATAAATTTTGCATCTCTTactaagtttagtttccaaacatttATATACTTGATTCAGATACAAATCCATAcataagtgttttcaaatgaggcctaattttttgttgttttttgcAGGTCTCTCATCTGATGTTATAGATAATACTAAACAGGTAACCTTGTTCGTTTGTAACCTCAATTTCTTCATTGACAgcaagttaattttttttttaaatacgcAGGACATACATTGGAGAGAAAAGTTAGCTTTAAAACATTTGAAATCTCTTTTCTCTAAAGAGGTCATTGATGTGATAAAGGCCAACACAAATGACTTGGGCCCTCATAGTCTCGACGCTTTCAGGAAAAGCAAATTTTTTGTTTCATCAAGCAACAAGGTGAGAAAACTTATCACTACATATATATGGCTCGGGAGTATAATTCATGCTGTAAATTTGACAAACTTCCTTTTGATTCCTTTTGGATCAAGACAAGCCAAGATGATGATCCAAAGATCAAACCAGAAACACTTACTGCAAAAAAAGATCCTCCTCCGCTTATTGATGATTCTCCAGCAACACTAGCACGAAGGGTAATAATTCATTAATCTATGTACAATTTTTTGTCAATCatgatgattttttaaataaatttctgtTTACTTTTGTCTTCTTATTTCAGCAAATGCGAGAAAAAAGGCGTGAAAAGCGTGCTTCTGACTTGGTAAAACAAGACGATGAAGTGATTATAAAACTCGAAAATGCAGCTATTGAACGTTCCAAATCTGTTGACTCGGCGGTTCTAGGGAAGTACAGCATATGGAGGAGAGAAAATGACAATGAGAACCCTGATTCGAATGTGCGGTTGATTCGTGATCAGATGATTATGGCTAGGGTTTATATTAGCATTGCGAATTTGAAGAATAAGACTGACTTAGCCTCTGAACTTAAAAATCGACTTAAAGAGAGTCAGCGTACGTTAGGAGATGTAACTGCCGATGCTGACTTGCCACGCAGGTAATGTCGATAGTGAGTCTCAAGCTCTCAATGCAGTCAATTGTAAAATTGttcattataaaatttctttttgTTGTTAATAAAATCTGCAGTGCACCTGAGAAAATCAAAACTATGGGTAGTGTACTGTCAAAAGCTAGGACAGCATTATATGATTGTCAGCTTGTGACTGGAAAGTTGAGATCAATGCTTCAATCAGCAGATGAACAAGTTAGAAGTTTGAAGAAACAAAGCACATTTCTTAGCCAACTAGCGGCCAAGACTGTTCCTAATGGAGTTCATTGCTTGTCTATGCGGTTAACCATTGATTACTACCTATTACCTCAAGAGAAAAGGGAGTTTCCTAGAAGTGAGAATCTCGAAAACCCTAAACTTTACCATTATGCTCTTTTCTCCGACAATGTATTGGCCGCTTCTGTTGTTGTCAACTCCACCATCACGAATGCTAAGGTAATGAGTTCATATGCAAGTGCTGTCTTACTTGTCtgctctatatatttatttataaactgtTGCTGATATAGTCATTCGCACTTGTTATTGTTTTTGGGTAGGATactttttagaaaataaatgtcCTTTTTTGTGGGTGTTTTTTTTCAAGGTTTTAGAGAACAGATCACCTTAAAGTGTTGGCTTATTTGTCATCTTGCATTTCCTTAACATGTTTTATGTTCATATCTTCTCCTATGCTggttattgtttttaatatgtcCTATGTTGATATAGGCCTAGGGCTTGATTGATCTGCTTTGTTTTTCTGATTTTCTTCTgtaaaaatcttgtttgatgaaaaagttaattagtttttaataattttaaatgttataaagaataaacccataatattttagttgatgatggaataattgtttattttgataaaatccTAGTTTCTTGATTAGTTAGCTTTTTGGCACCTCAAAGTTTTTCAGAAAAATCTTGTCTGATGTAAAATGTTTGTAGAATGACTAAAATGTCCTtgatatttaatgtttttttatacatCGCAGGAGCCAGAGAAGCATGTCTTTCATCTTGTTACAGATAAACTGAATTTCGGAGCAATGAACATGTGGTTTCTGTTGAATCCACCTCGAAAGGCAACCATACACGTAGAGAATGTGGACGAATTCAAATGGCTGAATTCATCGTATTGCCCTGTTCTAAGACAGCTTGAATCAGCAGCGATGAAAGAATACTATTTCAAAGCTGACCATCACACGACTCTCTCTGCCGGCTCATCAAATCTGAAGTACAGAAACCCTAAGTATCTTTCTATGTTAAACCACTTGAGATTTTACCTTCCTCAAGTATATCCGAAGTTGGACAAGATATTATTCTTGGACGACGATATTGTAGTGCAGAAGGACATAACCGGATTGTGGTCTGTAAACCTCCATGGGAAGGTGAATGGTGCAGTGGAGACATGTGGTCAAAGCTTTCATCGGTTTGACAAGTATCTTAACTTCTCGAACCCTCATATCGCCAGACATTTTGATCCTAATGCTTGTGGGTGGGCTTATGgaatgaatatgtttgatcttGTTGAATGGAAGAAGAAGGATATAACCGGTATTTATCACAAGTGGCAGAATATGGTAAGTTTCCTTTGAATTTCTTCTTATATTATTTcgcccatttgaaaacacttatatGCTTTATCTAGGTTATTGAATCTCGAATAACCCATATACAAAACAAGGACTAAGTTTAGTTTTTGAACAAATTTCTTTTTGTTGTGGTTGGGTAGAACGAAGATCGTGTACTGTGGAAGCTTGGGACATTGCCACCagggctaataacattttatggTCTAACACATCCGCTTGAGAAAACATGGCACGTGCTCGGTTTGGGTTATAATCCGAGCATTGACAAGTCTGAGATAGAGAACGCGGCTGTTGTACATTACAATGGGAATATGAAACCGTGGCTAGAGTTGGCTATGAGCAAGTATCGATCCTATTGGACTAAGTACATTAAGTTTGATCACCCCTATATCCGAGGCTGCAAACTCAGCGagtgaaaaacaaaaaatgcgGGTTGGTAACTTTTGCTTCCAATGGCATTTGTTTATTCTTTCTTTTGACGATGAATAGGAGAACAGTTTAAAAACACTTGTAGTTCCATCGATCATTGTGATGAATTTATAcgaaaacttattattattagtattattataacTTCTTGTGTGTTCTACTAGGTTTGGCCTTCCATTTGGAATCAAATAGATTATCTTCTTCATATTCTTTTTATTGCTATTTCAAGCTCGAAATGGTTATATTAACTAAATTGAATTTACCTTGAATTGTGATATATAGTAGGTAACTAACTATCTATCACAAAAGtcatttcaaatttttgttCATCTTTTAACTACAAGgttttatttcctttatttaattaatttttcatgttaaaaaatgaaacaatatttagattaaaagaAAGATTTTACTGATAATCGGGGTTCATAAGTGTGTTTATATTTCTGTTCCATTCTATTTCgggtattattttttatattattcttgtCTCGTTCTGTTTCAACGAATTTCTGTGGGTATctttatatcatatatttaaaaaaaaaaacttttttaaaattttataaacaaattttttaatattatatgagTAGTGATAGGGAAAATTTGGGAGAGGGAATCACATCACTGACTCGAAAAATGATAAAGTGTGAGGGCACATTATTTCTTCTCATAGTCAACtctataaatatttgaattcatattattaaaaaaaaataaatttattttttttaataaaatataaagaataaataaatagattgattatgttatatatttaattgtgtttactATAATCGGGTTGAAATCggaatagaaaaaataatatcatgattaacaaaaaaaaaaaaaaatcgtccATAACAGAACAAATCGCCCATAAATTCAGTAGTAAAAACATTAATATCGATAAAATTCAGTGATTAAACTAAtgaaatagttattttatttatttataaat includes:
- the LOC124941435 gene encoding polygalacturonate 4-alpha-galacturonosyltransferase-like, with amino-acid sequence MALKRGSSINRGKGAGSCFPIVIFLFFLVLAPLIFFIGRGRLNTDSNYGLSSDVIDNTKQDIHWREKLALKHLKSLFSKEVIDVIKANTNDLGPHSLDAFRKSKFFVSSSNKTSQDDDPKIKPETLTAKKDPPPLIDDSPATLARRQMREKRREKRASDLVKQDDEVIIKLENAAIERSKSVDSAVLGKYSIWRRENDNENPDSNVRLIRDQMIMARVYISIANLKNKTDLASELKNRLKESQRTLGDVTADADLPRSAPEKIKTMGSVLSKARTALYDCQLVTGKLRSMLQSADEQVRSLKKQSTFLSQLAAKTVPNGVHCLSMRLTIDYYLLPQEKREFPRSENLENPKLYHYALFSDNVLAASVVVNSTITNAKEPEKHVFHLVTDKLNFGAMNMWFLLNPPRKATIHVENVDEFKWLNSSYCPVLRQLESAAMKEYYFKADHHTTLSAGSSNLKYRNPKYLSMLNHLRFYLPQVYPKLDKILFLDDDIVVQKDITGLWSVNLHGKVNGAVETCGQSFHRFDKYLNFSNPHIARHFDPNACGWAYGMNMFDLVEWKKKDITGIYHKWQNMNEDRVLWKLGTLPPGLITFYGLTHPLEKTWHVLGLGYNPSIDKSEIENAAVVHYNGNMKPWLELAMSKYRSYWTKYIKFDHPYIRGCKLSE